In Pseudomonas fluorescens, one genomic interval encodes:
- a CDS encoding DUF6124 family protein: MFKATPNPPDTSIPYDPALDPQKIKAATDRAINFYLHPGALKISVPSTSSCKANRIFLIDPTVDEETLLVEACESLAAASDMARDIGDTVDNPQRRAMLVLHQVIMLSELMVNRVLDGRRIPN; encoded by the coding sequence ATGTTCAAAGCCACACCCAACCCCCCGGACACCTCGATCCCGTACGACCCGGCCCTCGACCCGCAGAAGATAAAAGCGGCAACCGATCGCGCCATCAATTTCTACCTCCACCCCGGCGCACTGAAGATCTCGGTCCCTTCAACCTCGTCATGCAAGGCGAACAGAATTTTCCTCATCGACCCCACCGTGGACGAAGAAACCTTGCTCGTCGAAGCCTGCGAATCATTAGCCGCCGCCAGCGACATGGCCCGTGATATCGGCGACACCGTCGATAACCCACAGCGCCGGGCCATGCTGGTGCTGCATCAGGTGATCATGCTCAGTGAACTGATGGTCAACCGAGTACTGGACGGCCGTCGCATCCCGAACTAA
- a CDS encoding DUF6124 family protein: MPETPPNLPITDPLSPYESLNSRKLHEAAERALDHYLAPANIMATPYTPSSMFLVNPQTDTESLLANACESLASATVMLGDFAGTLEGPSRNTVLGIAQVVMLGELAVNQALDRVVPKD; encoded by the coding sequence ATGCCCGAAACCCCACCCAATCTGCCAATCACAGACCCGCTATCGCCGTACGAATCCCTCAACTCCAGAAAGCTCCACGAAGCCGCCGAACGCGCCCTCGACCATTACCTCGCGCCCGCGAACATCATGGCAACGCCGTACACCCCCAGCAGCATGTTCCTGGTCAACCCGCAAACCGACACCGAATCCCTGCTGGCCAACGCCTGCGAATCCCTGGCCTCGGCCACCGTCATGCTTGGTGATTTCGCCGGCACGCTAGAAGGGCCAAGCCGCAATACGGTGTTGGGCATTGCGCAGGTGGTGATGCTGGGGGAGTTGGCGGTGAATCAGGCGCTGGATAGAGTCGTGCCGAAGGATTAG
- a CDS encoding helix-turn-helix transcriptional regulator produces the protein MNSHLFPHIGKVIASTGSRHFPRMLHDLIQTQLAVDATHIRQMRVEPVGRPAHRNPPETGQDSAQQAETVFCEQIAARSSEPIDTPDAASADASQLHLTRRKDGYRYVISVYRNDQSQRFSAQEQSLLQDISPVLLPMVEKHIHALQPQQTNPEDPSPGADGAQQGLENLRLRFNERLQQLGLRLSNRETEVCIGLLAGRTAPELAEQLQLKVNTVESYLKRAAIKLGISGRHSLMRWMYSPEDTSTATSAA, from the coding sequence ATGAATTCACACCTGTTTCCCCACATCGGTAAAGTCATTGCGAGCACCGGCAGCCGGCACTTTCCGCGGATGCTGCATGACCTGATCCAGACACAACTGGCGGTGGACGCCACACACATTCGCCAGATGCGCGTCGAGCCGGTGGGCCGCCCCGCCCATCGCAACCCGCCGGAAACCGGCCAAGACTCGGCCCAGCAGGCTGAAACGGTATTCTGCGAACAGATTGCCGCACGCTCGAGCGAGCCGATAGACACGCCAGACGCGGCCAGCGCCGACGCCTCGCAGCTACACCTGACCCGGCGCAAGGACGGCTACCGCTACGTGATTTCGGTGTATCGCAACGACCAGTCGCAACGATTCTCGGCTCAGGAGCAGAGTTTGTTGCAGGACATTTCTCCGGTGCTGTTGCCGATGGTGGAAAAACACATTCACGCCCTGCAACCCCAGCAGACCAACCCAGAAGACCCGTCGCCCGGCGCTGACGGCGCGCAACAGGGCCTGGAAAACCTGCGGCTGCGCTTCAACGAGCGTTTGCAGCAACTGGGCCTGAGGCTGTCCAATCGCGAAACCGAAGTGTGCATCGGCCTGCTCGCCGGGCGTACCGCGCCGGAGCTGGCCGAACAGTTGCAACTGAAGGTCAACACAGTGGAAAGCTACCTCAAACGCGCCGCGATCAAACTGGGGATCAGCGGCCGGCATTCGTTGATGCGCTGGATGTATTCGCCGGAGGACACGTCCACCGCCACCAGCGCGGCCTGA
- a CDS encoding universal stress protein, with the protein MSEQSRFMLVVSPLMKNSPAFERAAALAKASDAALHIVAFDYLEGLATAGLVNEQALEQMRLGYVERHHQWLEDQARPLRKLGVHVTTEVVWVESPLEEILIHLREQPMAALIKTLEHESLLSRLMFTPLDVHLLRECPVPLHFVSHVQHALPRRIVAAVDPFHRDGQYQGLNDRILYEAGKLASLCKAELDVIYAHDLSSISAAEFGFDHASAFFSSSAAKALFDAQGEAFRELAERNDIPAENQHMIMGDPAKVLASYADAYDIDVIVMGRVAHRGMGRLIGSTVEHLLYRMPCSVWVVAPEKLE; encoded by the coding sequence ATGTCTGAGCAATCGCGTTTCATGCTGGTGGTTTCGCCCCTGATGAAAAACAGCCCGGCTTTCGAACGCGCCGCCGCGCTGGCCAAGGCGTCTGACGCGGCCTTGCACATCGTTGCGTTCGATTATCTGGAAGGCCTGGCGACTGCCGGGCTGGTCAATGAACAGGCGCTGGAGCAAATGCGCCTGGGCTACGTCGAGCGCCATCACCAATGGCTCGAAGACCAGGCTCGGCCGCTGCGCAAACTCGGGGTGCACGTCACCACCGAGGTGGTCTGGGTCGAAAGTCCGCTGGAGGAAATCCTCATTCACCTGCGCGAACAGCCGATGGCGGCGCTGATCAAGACACTGGAGCACGAATCGCTGCTGTCACGCCTGATGTTCACCCCGCTGGATGTGCATCTGCTGCGCGAGTGCCCGGTGCCGCTGCACTTTGTCAGCCATGTGCAACATGCTCTGCCACGGCGTATTGTCGCGGCGGTCGACCCGTTCCATCGCGATGGGCAGTACCAGGGTCTGAACGACCGGATCCTGTACGAAGCCGGCAAACTGGCAAGTTTGTGTAAAGCCGAGCTGGACGTGATCTACGCCCACGACCTGTCCTCGATCAGCGCCGCCGAATTCGGTTTCGATCATGCCTCGGCGTTCTTTTCCTCCAGCGCCGCCAAGGCGCTGTTCGATGCCCAGGGCGAAGCCTTTCGTGAACTGGCCGAGCGCAACGATATTCCGGCAGAAAACCAGCACATGATCATGGGCGACCCGGCCAAGGTACTGGCCAGTTACGCCGACGCGTACGACATTGACGTAATCGTCATGGGCCGCGTCGCGCACCGGGGCATGGGCCGCCTGATCGGTAGCACCGTCGAACACCTGCTGTACCGGATGCCATGCAGTGTGTGGGTGGTGGCGCCGGAAAAGCTCGAATGA
- a CDS encoding NAD(P)-dependent alcohol dehydrogenase: protein MAMMKAAIFVEKNRIVLEDKPIPQVGPLDALVRVTTTTLCGTDVHILRGEYPVAKGLTIGHEPVGVIERLGSQVRGFVEGQRVIAGAITPSGQSYACLCGCGSQDGPDTRHGFKAIGGWKFGNTIDGCQAEYVLVPDALANLCPIPDGLSDEQVLMCPDIMSTGFSGAERGEINIGDTVAVFALGPIGLCAVAGARLKGATTIIGVDGVPERMSVARRLGATHVVNFKDGDVVEQIMALTDGRGVDVSIEALGTQGTFESALRVLRPGGRLSSLGVYSSDLRIPLDAFAAGLGDYSIVSTLCPGGKERMRRLMAVVQSGAVDLSPLVTHRFKLDDIEAAYELFAHQRDGVMKVAISP from the coding sequence ATGGCCATGATGAAAGCGGCGATATTCGTCGAAAAGAACCGCATCGTGCTCGAAGACAAGCCGATTCCGCAAGTCGGCCCACTGGATGCGCTGGTGCGCGTCACCACCACGACCCTCTGCGGCACCGACGTGCATATCCTGCGCGGCGAATACCCGGTGGCCAAAGGGCTGACCATCGGTCATGAGCCAGTGGGCGTTATTGAGCGGCTGGGTTCGCAGGTGCGTGGTTTCGTCGAGGGACAACGGGTGATCGCCGGGGCCATTACGCCCAGCGGACAGAGTTACGCCTGTTTGTGCGGCTGCGGCTCGCAGGACGGCCCGGACACTCGCCACGGCTTCAAGGCGATTGGCGGCTGGAAGTTCGGCAACACCATCGACGGCTGCCAGGCCGAATACGTGCTGGTGCCGGACGCCCTGGCCAATCTGTGTCCGATCCCTGATGGCCTCAGCGACGAGCAGGTGCTGATGTGCCCGGACATCATGTCCACCGGGTTTTCCGGGGCGGAGCGCGGCGAGATCAATATCGGCGACACCGTCGCGGTGTTCGCCCTCGGGCCGATCGGCCTGTGTGCCGTGGCGGGTGCGCGCCTCAAGGGCGCTACCACGATCATTGGCGTCGATGGCGTGCCGGAGCGCATGAGCGTCGCCCGCCGGTTGGGCGCGACCCATGTGGTCAACTTCAAGGACGGCGACGTGGTCGAGCAGATCATGGCGTTGACCGATGGCCGTGGCGTCGACGTGTCCATCGAAGCGCTGGGCACCCAGGGCACGTTCGAATCGGCATTGCGGGTGCTGCGTCCCGGTGGCCGTTTGTCGAGTCTGGGGGTGTATTCCAGCGACCTGCGCATCCCGCTCGATGCCTTTGCCGCCGGGCTGGGCGATTACAGCATCGTCTCGACCCTGTGCCCCGGTGGCAAGGAGCGCATGCGTCGCTTGATGGCGGTGGTGCAAAGCGGCGCGGTCGATTTATCGCCGCTGGTGACCCATCGCTTCAAACTCGATGACATCGAGGCGGCGTACGAGTTGTTTGCGCATCAGCGCGACGGGGTCATGAAGGTCGCGATCAGCCCTTGA
- a CDS encoding MgtC/SapB family protein, with amino-acid sequence MNESLGITQAAAALGIGMLIGLERERHKGSGERRGSAGLRTFAISALLGYAAMVVGAALLVGMVAIGLTLLITVAYWRGRDDDPGVTSEVALIIVLILGALCTRAPELAVAIGVVVAGLLTYREKLHHFAITQLSETEMRDGLVLLITALVLLPLTPDRYIGPYAALNLRTICTLTVLLMLVGAAGHIAVRTLGIRYGYVISAIASGFASSTLTIATMGQRVAREPNNVRILSAAALLSNLATMVQTGLILATVDPALLRSLWLPLVSGSVAALIYSAGLMLPRSTQGTDETLPAGGAFNLKLAVIIALTMTAITLVSSAMLSQFGQVGVMLTATFSGFADAHASTASIAGLAKAGLLPVEAIVAPALIAISSNSLSKCVVAWVSGGRGFAAIVIPGQVLLTLAMWAGTLWH; translated from the coding sequence ATGAATGAATCCCTTGGCATCACGCAGGCAGCGGCCGCCCTGGGCATCGGCATGCTCATCGGTCTTGAGCGCGAACGGCACAAGGGCAGCGGCGAACGTCGAGGCAGCGCAGGTTTGCGCACGTTTGCGATCAGCGCATTGCTCGGCTACGCCGCGATGGTGGTGGGGGCGGCGCTGTTGGTGGGCATGGTCGCGATCGGTTTGACCTTGCTGATCACCGTCGCCTATTGGCGCGGGCGCGATGACGACCCCGGCGTGACCAGTGAAGTGGCGCTGATCATCGTGCTCATATTGGGCGCGTTGTGCACGCGCGCGCCCGAACTGGCGGTGGCGATTGGCGTGGTGGTGGCGGGATTGCTGACGTATCGGGAAAAACTGCATCACTTCGCGATCACTCAGTTGAGCGAAACCGAAATGCGCGACGGCCTGGTCTTGCTGATTACCGCGCTGGTGCTGCTGCCATTGACGCCGGATCGCTACATCGGGCCCTACGCCGCGCTCAATCTGCGCACCATCTGCACCTTGACGGTGTTGCTGATGCTGGTGGGGGCGGCAGGGCACATCGCCGTTCGTACGCTGGGCATTCGTTACGGCTACGTCATCAGCGCCATCGCTTCGGGTTTCGCTTCCAGCACCCTGACCATTGCGACCATGGGCCAACGAGTCGCCCGGGAACCGAATAATGTGCGGATCCTCAGCGCGGCGGCGCTGCTGTCCAATCTCGCCACCATGGTTCAGACCGGGCTGATTCTCGCCACCGTCGATCCAGCCTTGTTGCGCAGCCTGTGGCTGCCGTTAGTGTCCGGCAGCGTGGCGGCGCTGATCTACAGCGCTGGTCTGATGTTGCCCCGGTCGACCCAAGGCACTGACGAGACGCTGCCGGCGGGCGGCGCATTCAATCTGAAACTCGCCGTGATCATCGCATTGACCATGACCGCGATCACCCTGGTCTCGTCGGCCATGCTCAGTCAATTCGGCCAGGTGGGCGTGATGCTCACCGCGACCTTCAGCGGATTCGCCGATGCGCACGCGTCAACCGCTTCTATCGCCGGGCTGGCCAAGGCCGGTCTGTTACCGGTGGAAGCGATTGTCGCTCCCGCGCTGATCGCGATCAGCAGCAACTCATTGAGCAAATGCGTGGTGGCCTGGGTCAGTGGAGGCAGAGGGTTCGCTGCGATTGTCATCCCCGGGCAGGTGCTGCTGACATTGGCGATGTGGGCCGGCACCTTGTGGCACTGA
- a CDS encoding universal stress protein, translating to MSQTQRLLLIAPPTMSHTPAFERAAALAVAMQLPLHIVAFDYLQALAVAGLFAPEQIRLARDGYLRTHRQWLAEQATLLERHGIEVSSEVVWVQHPYEEVLQFVNEMPLALIIKDAQQESALKRVFYTPLDWQLLRDCPVPVHLVTDDAHPRPRSVLAIIDVLRSQDQDLRFNDQIVEAAVRLAEQCDARLELLHVYDWAAVYATDMGYGALPLATGIYEALGSAQHEAFAALSERQGVPTACRHFVEGPPVPSICEFAVEHHIDVIVLGTVQHHGLNKLLGTTAEQILHRAPCSVLAIKPGHTLQS from the coding sequence ATGTCGCAGACCCAACGTTTATTGTTGATTGCTCCCCCCACCATGAGCCACACACCGGCGTTCGAGCGTGCCGCTGCGTTGGCAGTCGCCATGCAATTGCCGTTGCACATCGTCGCCTTCGATTATCTGCAGGCGCTGGCGGTGGCGGGCCTGTTCGCCCCTGAGCAAATCCGTCTGGCCCGCGACGGTTATCTGCGCACGCATCGCCAGTGGCTGGCCGAGCAGGCCACATTGCTTGAGCGCCACGGTATCGAGGTCAGCAGTGAGGTGGTCTGGGTGCAACACCCGTACGAAGAAGTCCTGCAGTTCGTCAATGAGATGCCGTTGGCGCTGATCATCAAGGATGCGCAGCAGGAGTCGGCGTTGAAGCGGGTGTTTTACACCCCGCTGGATTGGCAATTGCTGCGCGATTGCCCGGTGCCGGTGCATCTGGTCACCGATGACGCGCATCCACGGCCACGCAGTGTGCTGGCGATCATCGATGTGTTGCGCAGTCAGGATCAGGATCTGCGCTTCAACGATCAGATTGTCGAAGCCGCCGTGCGCCTGGCCGAGCAGTGTGATGCCCGGCTCGAATTGCTGCATGTCTACGACTGGGCGGCGGTGTATGCCACCGACATGGGCTACGGCGCCTTACCGCTGGCCACCGGAATTTATGAAGCCTTGGGCAGCGCGCAACACGAAGCATTTGCTGCCCTGTCCGAACGCCAGGGTGTACCGACGGCTTGCCGACATTTTGTCGAGGGGCCCCCGGTACCGAGCATTTGCGAGTTTGCCGTCGAACATCACATTGACGTGATCGTGTTGGGCACGGTGCAGCACCATGGGTTGAACAAGTTGTTGGGCACCACTGCCGAACAGATCCTGCATCGTGCGCCTTGCAGTGTGCTGGCGATCAAACCGGGACATACCTTGCAATCGTGA
- a CDS encoding GNAT family N-acetyltransferase, with amino-acid sequence MLTVKDHNDRAVAAYAAVSGQYWIEAVKDGRHVLIRPLAEKDREREYAFIKRLSPESRHMRFLAQISEPGTALLDQLMDTDNQQRTAFIALVHENGQLIEIGISRYAATGEHECECAVTVADEWQHLGLGTLLMEHLIKAARRNGFHRMYSVDSAGNEAMRELARNLNFETHHDPDDSRQVIHRLQL; translated from the coding sequence ATGCTTACTGTCAAAGATCACAACGATCGGGCCGTGGCCGCCTACGCCGCAGTCTCCGGGCAATACTGGATTGAAGCCGTCAAGGATGGGCGTCATGTGTTGATCCGTCCGTTGGCGGAAAAGGATCGCGAGCGTGAATATGCCTTCATCAAGCGCCTGTCGCCCGAGTCCCGGCACATGCGTTTTCTGGCGCAGATCAGCGAGCCCGGCACGGCGCTGCTCGATCAATTGATGGACACCGATAACCAGCAGCGCACGGCGTTCATCGCCCTGGTGCATGAAAATGGCCAGCTGATCGAAATCGGCATCAGCCGTTATGCCGCCACCGGCGAGCATGAATGCGAATGCGCCGTGACCGTTGCAGATGAATGGCAACATCTGGGTCTGGGGACGCTGTTGATGGAGCATCTGATCAAGGCTGCGCGCAGAAACGGCTTTCACCGGATGTATTCAGTGGACTCCGCCGGCAACGAAGCGATGCGTGAACTGGCGCGTAACCTGAACTTCGAAACCCATCACGATCCTGACGACAGCCGTCAGGTCATACACCGTCTTCAGCTGTAA
- the fnr gene encoding fumarate/nitrate reduction transcriptional regulator Fnr, with protein MSEAPVLQAQHLKTACSNCSVLELCLPIGMNGAEVARLDTLIVQRVKVKKGAALYRTGDPLRSLYAVRIGSFKTSMLSVDGREQVTGFHIPGEMLGLDAISADEHACNAFALEDSEVCPIHFAQLEKLAQSLPSLQHNLNRLLSREIVRDHSMLMLMGNMNSDERLAAFLLNLSQRLSLRGYSAKDFVLKMRREEIGSYLGLRLETICRGIAHLRDQELVEISGRDVRIQNMDGLKQLVAGCHRSPR; from the coding sequence ATGTCAGAAGCACCTGTTCTCCAGGCACAACACCTCAAGACTGCTTGCTCCAACTGCAGCGTGCTGGAGTTGTGTCTGCCGATCGGGATGAACGGTGCGGAGGTCGCGCGCCTGGATACGCTTATCGTGCAACGGGTCAAGGTCAAAAAGGGCGCGGCGCTGTACCGCACCGGCGATCCGCTGCGCTCGCTGTACGCGGTGCGAATCGGCTCGTTCAAGACCAGCATGCTGTCCGTGGACGGCCGAGAGCAGGTCACCGGTTTTCACATCCCCGGCGAGATGCTCGGGCTGGACGCCATCAGCGCCGACGAGCATGCCTGCAACGCCTTTGCCCTGGAGGACAGCGAGGTCTGCCCGATCCACTTTGCGCAGCTGGAAAAGCTCGCGCAAAGCCTGCCGTCGCTGCAGCACAACCTCAACCGGTTGCTGAGCCGTGAAATCGTGCGCGACCACAGCATGTTGATGCTGATGGGCAACATGAACTCGGATGAGCGGCTGGCGGCGTTTCTGCTCAACCTGTCGCAACGCCTGAGCCTGCGCGGTTACTCGGCAAAGGATTTCGTGCTGAAAATGCGCCGCGAGGAAATCGGCTCCTATCTGGGGCTGCGCCTGGAAACCATCTGCAGGGGTATCGCCCACCTGCGGGATCAGGAGCTGGTGGAAATCAGCGGCCGCGACGTGCGGATCCAGAACATGGACGGCCTCAAGCAATTGGTTGCCGGCTGCCACCGCTCGCCGCGCTGA
- a CDS encoding universal stress protein, with the protein MLRLKRMLLIAPTEMTRTPAFDRAVALARATGAALHMVAFDYVQALAVAGLFDHDAMAQAREGYLQVHRHWLEQQARFQAGSGVQVSSEVVWAKATPAHMLEYIKDYRADLVIKDTHHVPALNRAFHRPLDWLLLRDCPAPVHLVTEARHPLPLNILAAVDLSHLEDLTQGLNERILELAATLANACGAALHVLNVSHWSVLGDAAMSVPTLSLDHSLCEAINDTQQEAFEALAERYAIESHRRHQVTGIPHKMIEQFARQNAFDMLVLGTAYPQGPNFIGATVESVLNRAPCSLMIAKPMLEPN; encoded by the coding sequence ATGCTCAGACTCAAACGAATGTTGTTGATTGCCCCCACCGAAATGACCCGCACCCCGGCCTTTGATCGCGCAGTGGCCTTGGCCCGGGCAACTGGCGCGGCGCTGCACATGGTGGCGTTCGATTACGTGCAGGCGCTGGCGGTGGCCGGTCTGTTTGACCACGACGCGATGGCCCAGGCGCGCGAGGGCTATTTGCAGGTGCACCGCCACTGGCTGGAGCAACAGGCGCGGTTCCAGGCGGGCAGCGGCGTGCAGGTCAGCAGCGAAGTGGTCTGGGCCAAGGCCACGCCGGCGCACATGCTGGAGTACATCAAAGACTATCGGGCCGATCTGGTGATCAAGGATACCCATCATGTCCCGGCGCTGAATCGGGCTTTCCATCGACCGCTGGACTGGCTGTTGCTGCGCGACTGTCCGGCCCCGGTGCATCTGGTCACCGAAGCCCGTCATCCACTGCCGCTGAACATTCTCGCCGCCGTCGATCTGTCACATCTGGAGGATCTGACCCAAGGCCTCAACGAGCGCATCCTCGAACTGGCGGCAACGCTGGCAAACGCCTGTGGCGCGGCCCTGCATGTGCTCAATGTCAGCCACTGGTCGGTGCTGGGCGATGCGGCGATGAGCGTGCCGACCCTGAGTCTGGATCACAGCCTGTGCGAGGCGATCAACGACACCCAGCAAGAGGCTTTCGAGGCTCTGGCCGAGCGTTACGCCATCGAGTCTCACCGTCGACACCAGGTGACCGGAATACCACACAAGATGATCGAGCAGTTCGCCCGCCAGAACGCGTTCGACATGCTGGTGCTCGGTACCGCCTACCCGCAAGGCCCGAACTTCATCGGTGCAACCGTCGAGAGTGTCCTGAACCGGGCGCCGTGCAGTTTGATGATCGCCAAACCAATGCTCGAGCCGAACTGA
- the ycaC gene encoding isochorismate family cysteine hydrolase YcaC has product MSTATYNRLNKDDAVVLLVDHQTGLISLVQDFSPNEFKNNVLALADLAKFFNLPTILTTSFEQGPNGPLVPELKEMFPDAPYIARPGQINAWDNEDFVKAIKATGRKQIIIAGVVTDVCVAFPTLSALAEGFDVFVVTDASGTFNTTVQQAAWSRMTQAGAQMMNWFSVACELHRDWRNDIEGLGNLLSQRIPNYRNLMNSYSALTAQQK; this is encoded by the coding sequence ATGAGCACTGCAACCTACAACCGCCTGAACAAAGACGACGCCGTAGTCCTGCTGGTCGACCACCAGACCGGTCTGATTTCTCTGGTTCAGGACTTTTCGCCGAACGAGTTCAAGAACAACGTCCTGGCCTTGGCCGACCTGGCGAAATTCTTCAACCTGCCGACCATTCTCACCACCAGTTTCGAACAAGGCCCCAACGGCCCGCTGGTTCCGGAACTGAAAGAAATGTTCCCCGATGCGCCGTACATCGCCCGCCCAGGCCAGATCAACGCCTGGGACAACGAAGACTTCGTCAAGGCGATCAAGGCCACCGGCCGCAAGCAGATCATCATTGCCGGTGTGGTCACCGACGTCTGCGTAGCGTTCCCGACCCTGTCGGCACTGGCCGAAGGCTTTGACGTATTCGTCGTCACCGACGCCTCCGGCACCTTCAACACCACCGTCCAGCAAGCCGCCTGGAGCCGCATGACCCAGGCCGGCGCGCAAATGATGAACTGGTTCTCGGTCGCCTGTGAGCTGCACCGCGACTGGCGCAACGACATCGAAGGGCTGGGCAATCTGCTGTCGCAGCGGATTCCGAACTACCGGAACCTGATGAACAGTTACTCGGCGTTGACCGCTCAGCAGAAGTGA
- a CDS encoding Gfo/Idh/MocA family protein yields MQPIRLGLVGYGKIAQDQHVPAINANPGFRLVAVATQGKPCAGVENFHSLSELLENGPEVDAIAFCTPPQGRFALVQQALAAGKHVLVEKPPCATLGEALALVSQAQQQGVSALFAWHSRYAPGIEAARDWLASRTLQSVQIDWKEDVRKWHPGQTWIWQPGGLGVFDPGINALSIVTYLLTQPLFVKSAELRVPDNCQSPIAASIKMSDANRLDVQAEFDFDHGHDELWSIEIRCAEGVLRLDNGGALLSIDGVRQAVSEEGEYTAVYRHFRQLIGDRASDVDLQPLRLVADSFFVGSRVAVEPFYDPAR; encoded by the coding sequence ATGCAACCGATCCGTCTCGGTCTGGTGGGCTACGGCAAGATTGCCCAGGATCAACATGTTCCGGCGATCAACGCCAATCCCGGATTTCGTCTGGTGGCGGTCGCCACGCAAGGTAAACCCTGTGCCGGGGTGGAGAACTTTCACTCGTTGAGCGAGTTGCTGGAGAACGGCCCCGAGGTGGATGCGATTGCGTTTTGTACGCCGCCGCAAGGTCGGTTCGCACTGGTGCAGCAGGCGCTGGCCGCCGGCAAACATGTGTTGGTGGAAAAACCGCCGTGCGCCACGCTGGGTGAGGCGCTGGCCCTGGTCAGTCAAGCGCAGCAACAGGGTGTCAGTGCGTTGTTCGCCTGGCATTCGCGCTACGCCCCCGGTATCGAAGCCGCCCGCGACTGGCTCGCCAGCCGCACACTGCAAAGCGTGCAGATCGACTGGAAGGAAGACGTGCGCAAGTGGCATCCCGGTCAGACGTGGATCTGGCAACCCGGTGGTCTCGGCGTTTTCGATCCGGGCATCAATGCCTTGTCGATTGTCACCTATTTGCTGACGCAGCCACTGTTTGTGAAGTCCGCCGAACTGCGCGTACCGGACAACTGCCAGTCGCCGATAGCCGCGTCGATCAAGATGTCCGATGCGAACCGACTCGACGTGCAGGCCGAGTTCGATTTCGACCACGGTCACGACGAACTCTGGAGCATCGAGATTCGCTGTGCCGAAGGGGTGCTGCGTCTGGACAACGGCGGGGCGCTGCTGAGCATCGACGGCGTGCGCCAGGCGGTGTCGGAAGAGGGCGAGTACACCGCGGTGTATCGACACTTCCGGCAACTGATTGGCGATCGGGCCAGCGATGTGGACCTGCAGCCACTGCGGCTGGTGGCTGACAGTTTCTTTGTCGGCAGCCGGGTGGCAGTCGAACCGTTTTATGACCCGGCACGTTGA
- a CDS encoding isopenicillin N synthase family dioxygenase: MPHTLDITTLPTLDLSLFEGTAQQRYEFLENLRHAARDVGFFYLTGHGIDSHLLKQVQDHARQFFALSEQEKTAVGMINSPHFRGYNRAASEITRGQPDWREQFDLGAEREALPLDADSPLWARLQGPNQWPAALPELKPLLLEWQQAMTRMALRLLRAFAQALSLRADAFDQLYGDKPNEHIKLMRYPGQAANASQQGVGAHKDSGFLSFLLQDQQAGLQVEVEEGRWIDALPRDNTLVVNIGELLELATNGYLRATVHRVVSPPAGSERLSIAFFLGAQLDAVVPLYPLPTALLREARGPASDPLNPLFRDVGWNYLKGRLRSHPDVARRFYADALMPAAPARKTANA; this comes from the coding sequence ATGCCGCATACCCTCGATATCACCACGCTGCCGACGCTGGACCTTTCGTTGTTCGAAGGCACCGCGCAACAGCGTTATGAATTTCTTGAAAACCTGCGTCACGCCGCGCGTGACGTCGGCTTTTTCTATCTCACCGGCCATGGCATCGACAGCCACCTGCTCAAGCAGGTGCAGGATCACGCCCGGCAGTTCTTCGCCTTGTCCGAGCAGGAAAAGACCGCCGTCGGCATGATCAATTCGCCGCATTTTCGCGGTTACAACCGTGCCGCTTCCGAGATCACCCGTGGTCAACCCGACTGGCGTGAGCAATTCGATCTCGGCGCCGAGCGCGAAGCGTTGCCGCTGGACGCGGACAGTCCGTTGTGGGCTCGGTTGCAGGGGCCCAACCAATGGCCGGCGGCGCTGCCAGAACTGAAACCGCTGCTGCTCGAATGGCAACAGGCGATGACGCGCATGGCGTTGCGTCTGCTGCGTGCCTTTGCCCAAGCGCTGTCGCTGCGGGCGGACGCGTTCGATCAGTTGTACGGCGACAAGCCCAACGAACACATCAAGTTGATGCGCTATCCAGGCCAGGCCGCCAACGCGAGCCAGCAAGGCGTCGGCGCGCACAAGGATTCGGGTTTCCTGAGCTTTCTCCTGCAAGACCAGCAGGCAGGTCTGCAAGTGGAAGTCGAGGAGGGGCGCTGGATCGATGCGCTGCCCCGCGACAACACGCTGGTGGTGAACATCGGTGAACTGCTGGAGCTGGCCACCAACGGCTATCTGCGCGCCACGGTGCATCGGGTGGTGTCGCCGCCCGCAGGCAGCGAACGCTTGTCCATCGCCTTTTTCCTCGGCGCGCAACTCGATGCCGTGGTGCCGCTGTATCCGTTGCCCACCGCGCTGCTGCGCGAAGCGCGTGGCCCGGCGAGTGATCCGCTCAATCCGTTGTTTCGCGATGTCGGCTGGAACTACCTCAAGGGACGGTTGCGTTCGCACCCCGACGTCGCCCGGCGCTTCTATGCCGACGCGCTGATGCCCGCCGCACCAGCTCGTAAAACCGCCAACGCCTGA